A region from the Bdellovibrio bacteriovorus genome encodes:
- the mtgA gene encoding monofunctional biosynthetic peptidoglycan transglycosylase yields the protein MKKYWPRIRNWITKLVLLFFVSSLGAVLFYRFVPVFITPLMVIRSVESLWGEKFVGISKDWVPLEEISPSVQRAVLKAEDYRFFEHNGFDYDAIQKALKYNKTHKRKKGASTISQQTAKNVFLWPQRDWVRKGFEAYFTVLIEFVWPKERILEVYLNVIELGPGIYGVEAASQKFFKKTAKKLSPAEASLIAAVLPNPRRFRIDRPSIYVMARQRRILNRVAPEIPKAADASLLDFLDLKFESEEEIN from the coding sequence ATGAAAAAATACTGGCCCCGAATTCGAAATTGGATCACGAAGCTTGTGCTGCTCTTTTTTGTAAGCAGCTTAGGTGCCGTTTTGTTTTATCGATTCGTACCGGTCTTTATCACGCCGTTGATGGTGATCCGTTCTGTAGAGTCCCTCTGGGGTGAAAAGTTCGTCGGCATCTCTAAAGACTGGGTGCCGTTAGAAGAAATCTCACCTTCTGTGCAAAGAGCCGTTTTAAAAGCCGAAGACTATCGCTTCTTTGAGCATAACGGCTTTGACTACGACGCCATTCAAAAGGCTTTGAAATACAACAAAACCCACAAGCGTAAAAAAGGCGCTTCGACGATCAGTCAACAAACGGCAAAGAACGTGTTCCTATGGCCCCAAAGAGATTGGGTTCGCAAAGGCTTTGAAGCTTACTTTACGGTTCTGATTGAGTTCGTTTGGCCGAAAGAGCGCATTCTAGAAGTTTATTTGAATGTGATTGAATTAGGTCCTGGCATTTATGGCGTCGAAGCCGCTTCACAAAAATTCTTTAAAAAGACTGCCAAAAAACTTTCTCCGGCAGAGGCTTCGCTAATTGCAGCGGTGTTACCAAATCCACGCCGTTTCCGCATTGATCGGCCGTCAATTTATGTGATGGCTCGTCAAAGACGTATTTTAAATCGTGTCGCCCCCGAAATCCCGAAAGCGGCTGACGCTTCTTTGTTAGATTTCTTAGATCTTAAATTTGAATCCGAAGAAGAAATCAACTAG
- the ybaK gene encoding Cys-tRNA(Pro) deacylase has protein sequence MTDKDKFPMTLAIRELMAHNVNYTGHLFPYQEKGGTKHSSQQLGVDEHIVIKTLIMETEDKAPLVVLMHGDLQVSTKQLARELGVKTISPCKPEVADRHSGYQVGGTSPFGTKRKMPVYMEKSIADLDTIYINGGKRGFLVSLSPKEVLRLLNPQLVTVGVRE, from the coding sequence ATGACTGACAAAGATAAGTTCCCTATGACTTTGGCAATACGTGAACTGATGGCTCACAACGTGAACTACACAGGTCATCTTTTCCCTTACCAAGAAAAAGGCGGGACGAAGCACTCCTCTCAGCAGTTGGGAGTCGATGAACACATCGTCATTAAAACTCTCATCATGGAAACCGAAGACAAGGCACCGCTGGTCGTGCTCATGCACGGAGATCTTCAAGTTTCGACAAAACAGTTAGCGCGAGAGCTGGGTGTGAAAACTATTTCTCCGTGCAAACCCGAAGTGGCGGATCGTCATTCAGGTTACCAAGTCGGCGGCACCTCTCCCTTTGGCACGAAAAGAAAAATGCCGGTTTATATGGAAAAGAGCATCGCCGATTTAGATACTATCTATATCAACGGCGGTAAACGCGGCTTCTTAGTTTCCCTGTCACCGAAAGAAGTTCTTCGTCTTCTGAATCCACAACTGGTCACGGTGGGAGTTCGCGAATGA
- a CDS encoding AlkZ-related protein: protein MTSKSKKRKMVEAIERRGCLLVYPLQNQKEPSSLWSELYPRSEMVWGWDSDADNRVGEMWIMREELSRSEEVVYAKWFRNRATFFSKKLFINLLAYLGTSKGLIHLPKASQEALDSFLMDSPQSTKIIKENLGWQGKMMESHYNRAMKPLWNYLFIVGFGEVDDSSFPSLNMAATQTLFEDLWLQSQDISEEKAEAFLLKTLGEKNLFMKYAKRVHDSAKTLEDRTPLR from the coding sequence ATGACGTCGAAGAGTAAAAAAAGAAAGATGGTGGAAGCCATCGAGCGCCGCGGGTGTCTTTTAGTTTATCCTTTGCAAAATCAAAAGGAACCTTCCAGTCTGTGGTCGGAGCTTTATCCGCGCAGTGAAATGGTGTGGGGCTGGGATTCTGATGCCGATAATCGTGTCGGGGAGATGTGGATCATGCGCGAAGAACTTTCGCGCAGCGAAGAGGTCGTTTACGCGAAATGGTTCCGCAATCGGGCGACGTTTTTCTCTAAGAAATTATTCATAAATCTATTGGCTTATTTGGGAACATCTAAGGGTCTTATTCATTTACCCAAAGCTTCGCAAGAAGCGTTAGACAGTTTCTTAATGGATTCTCCTCAGTCGACCAAAATCATCAAAGAAAATTTAGGCTGGCAGGGAAAGATGATGGAAAGCCATTACAATCGCGCGATGAAGCCTTTGTGGAACTATCTTTTTATCGTCGGTTTTGGTGAGGTCGATGACTCTAGTTTTCCTTCGCTCAATATGGCGGCCACGCAGACTTTGTTTGAAGACCTGTGGTTGCAGTCTCAGGATATTTCAGAAGAAAAAGCCGAGGCATTCTTATTAAAAACCCTCGGCGAAAAAAATCTGTTTATGAAGTATGCGAAGCGTGTCCATGATAGCGCCAAAACTTTGGAAGACAGAACGCCGTTACGATAA
- the gloA gene encoding lactoylglutathione lyase, giving the protein MSETKGYVFNHTMMRIKDPKASLEFYTNILGMKLVRKLDFAEWKFSLFFLAYVPEGENVPSENEANAKYTFGRQAVLELTHNWGTEEQEKTPYHNGNTEPRGFGHICISVPNIQEACARFERMGVRFQKKLGEGGMKNIAFIKDPDDYWVEIVQPGLL; this is encoded by the coding sequence ATGTCAGAGACAAAAGGTTACGTATTTAATCATACGATGATGCGCATTAAAGATCCTAAAGCGTCGTTGGAATTTTACACGAATATTTTAGGAATGAAGTTGGTTCGTAAGTTGGACTTTGCAGAGTGGAAGTTTTCCCTTTTCTTTCTAGCGTATGTTCCTGAAGGTGAAAATGTGCCTTCAGAAAACGAAGCCAATGCGAAATACACGTTTGGTCGTCAAGCCGTTCTAGAATTAACTCACAATTGGGGCACGGAAGAGCAAGAAAAGACGCCTTATCACAACGGAAACACGGAACCTCGTGGTTTTGGTCATATCTGCATTTCTGTTCCTAATATCCAAGAAGCCTGTGCTCGCTTCGAACGTATGGGAGTGCGTTTTCAGAAGAAATTAGGTGAAGGCGGCATGAAAAATATCGCCTTTATTAAAGATCCAGATGACTATTGGGTTGAGATCGTGCAACCAGGTCTTCTCTAG
- a CDS encoding murein L,D-transpeptidase catalytic domain family protein, producing the protein MPISKKKTLFSRFSTALLTTSLLAMVACSNGGGGGEVTLPDDPTSEGAAESPSGTVEKPITETPGSVTDSQREAILKNYDHVDPSHIVPYKSLEDALVYFHQNKSRFSNQNYLSIINFGQSSKEKRFYIIDMKTGSVWAMHVAHGKGSDSNHDGIAEKFSNVSGSNASSLGIYKAAESYNGSNGLSLRLDGLSSTNSNARSRAIVIHGANYVQESNVIQGRSWGCPAVAMENRDAVIKYLKGGSMVYAVVDTGGTEAPSVPSVPSDGTYAMHALSWETSSNPERKQWSQYLMKLLLNDWSSLLNGASDMKDFCPRYASLSNHDRANVWAQLFSAMTKFESNYNPLSRMHETTMGTDPITKKPVYSEGLLQLSYQDITGWNFCKFDWNKDKNLSATSPKKTILDPYINLHCGVGIMAKQVARKGVIKLSTGAYWAVIKTNSKYQKISQITSMVRALPLCK; encoded by the coding sequence ATGCCAATTAGCAAAAAGAAAACATTATTCTCACGTTTCAGCACTGCGCTTTTAACTACATCTCTGCTTGCGATGGTTGCCTGTAGCAACGGCGGTGGCGGAGGAGAAGTGACTCTCCCCGATGACCCAACGTCCGAAGGAGCTGCGGAATCTCCTTCAGGTACGGTCGAGAAACCGATCACCGAGACACCTGGAAGTGTCACCGACTCGCAAAGAGAAGCGATTCTTAAAAATTACGATCACGTCGATCCTTCGCATATTGTCCCTTATAAATCTCTGGAAGATGCTCTTGTCTATTTCCACCAGAATAAATCCAGATTCTCGAACCAAAATTATCTTTCCATTATCAACTTTGGCCAAAGCTCAAAAGAAAAACGTTTCTATATCATTGATATGAAAACCGGAAGCGTATGGGCGATGCATGTCGCTCACGGAAAAGGTTCAGATTCAAACCACGATGGCATCGCCGAAAAATTCAGCAATGTCTCTGGTTCCAATGCGAGTTCTTTAGGTATTTATAAAGCGGCAGAGTCTTACAATGGCAGCAATGGTCTTTCGTTGCGCCTAGATGGTCTTTCTTCAACGAACTCCAATGCTCGCTCGCGCGCGATCGTCATTCACGGCGCAAACTATGTTCAAGAGTCCAATGTGATTCAAGGACGTAGCTGGGGATGTCCTGCCGTGGCAATGGAAAATCGTGATGCCGTCATTAAGTATCTTAAAGGTGGCAGTATGGTTTACGCCGTTGTCGATACAGGTGGTACGGAAGCTCCCTCAGTTCCGTCGGTTCCTTCTGACGGCACTTATGCCATGCATGCACTTTCTTGGGAGACTTCAAGCAATCCAGAAAGAAAGCAATGGTCGCAGTACCTCATGAAACTTCTTTTGAACGACTGGAGTTCCTTATTAAACGGCGCCAGCGACATGAAAGATTTCTGTCCTCGCTACGCCTCATTGAGCAATCATGACCGCGCTAACGTGTGGGCCCAGCTTTTCTCAGCAATGACGAAGTTTGAAAGTAATTACAATCCACTTTCCAGAATGCACGAGACAACAATGGGAACAGATCCTATTACTAAGAAACCCGTGTATTCTGAAGGACTGTTGCAGCTTTCGTATCAGGACATCACAGGCTGGAATTTCTGTAAGTTTGATTGGAATAAGGATAAAAATTTAAGTGCGACAAGCCCTAAGAAAACAATTCTTGATCCTTATATCAACCTTCACTGCGGCGTCGGCATCATGGCAAAACAGGTGGCACGCAAAGGTGTCATTAAGTTAAGTACAGGTGCTTATTGGGCGGTGATTAAAACAAACAGTAAGTATCAAAAAATCAGTCAGATCACTTCGATGGTCAGAGCACTTCCGCTTTGTAAATAA
- a CDS encoding MFS transporter: protein MFINISPLKQYRDFRLLFFGQMISFLGSMVSYVAIPYQVYELTKDNWLVGLLGLVQLGPVLIFGILGGTYADRLDRRKLLLVSEFLLSLMILGLTLNAWSDKPSVPLIFILVALFQSIMGFHRPAMDALTQKIVDKKDYAAVGALGSFRYSAGAIVGPALGGILIASFGIKGAYLFDFISFVAAFVALYLMSKIPNPEKRDNSPWTDAKEGLKYAVSKPELIGTYLIDIVAMAFAFPVALFPSMSEQWGGASAAGFLFSAMAVGSLVMTVFSGWTSKVSRHGRAVVIAATLWAVFIIGVGYAQHLWVALVFLGLAGAADMMSGLFRGIIWNETVPNELRGRLSGIEMISYMSGPLIGNARAGWMAAKVSVPFSISVGGAICAVAVIVTAFCLPKFWRYHGHASHTS, encoded by the coding sequence ATGTTTATAAATATTTCTCCCTTGAAGCAGTACCGTGATTTCCGTCTTCTTTTCTTTGGCCAAATGATTTCATTTTTAGGGAGCATGGTGAGCTATGTCGCCATCCCCTATCAGGTCTACGAATTGACTAAAGACAACTGGCTTGTAGGCTTGCTGGGCTTAGTTCAACTGGGGCCCGTGCTGATATTCGGGATCCTGGGTGGGACTTATGCCGACCGTTTGGATCGTCGTAAGCTTCTGTTAGTCTCTGAATTTCTTTTAAGCCTGATGATCCTGGGACTGACGTTAAATGCTTGGAGCGACAAGCCCTCTGTGCCTTTAATCTTTATTCTCGTAGCCCTGTTTCAAAGCATCATGGGCTTTCACCGTCCCGCGATGGATGCTCTGACTCAGAAAATCGTAGATAAAAAAGATTACGCGGCCGTGGGTGCTTTAGGGAGCTTCCGCTACTCTGCAGGAGCTATTGTCGGTCCTGCCTTGGGAGGAATTTTAATTGCGAGCTTTGGAATCAAGGGGGCTTATCTTTTTGACTTCATCAGCTTTGTCGCGGCCTTTGTCGCTCTTTATCTGATGTCAAAGATTCCCAATCCTGAAAAACGAGACAATTCTCCTTGGACGGATGCCAAAGAAGGTCTTAAATATGCGGTGTCCAAACCAGAACTTATCGGCACTTATCTGATTGATATCGTCGCCATGGCCTTTGCCTTTCCGGTGGCCCTGTTCCCTTCAATGTCGGAACAATGGGGTGGCGCTTCGGCTGCGGGATTTTTATTCTCGGCAATGGCCGTGGGCTCTTTGGTGATGACAGTTTTTAGTGGCTGGACTTCCAAGGTCTCTCGTCATGGGCGAGCTGTCGTGATCGCGGCCACGCTCTGGGCGGTGTTCATCATTGGCGTAGGCTATGCTCAACATCTTTGGGTGGCCTTGGTTTTCCTTGGTTTAGCTGGAGCCGCCGATATGATGAGTGGTCTTTTCCGCGGGATTATTTGGAATGAAACCGTTCCCAATGAATTGCGAGGTCGCCTTTCAGGAATTGAAATGATTTCTTACATGTCAGGTCCACTGATTGGAAACGCACGTGCCGGATGGATGGCAGCAAAAGTGTCGGTGCCTTTTAGTATCAGTGTCGGTGGAGCGATCTGCGCCGTCGCCGTTATCGTAACGGCGTTCTGTCTTCCAAAGTTTTGGCGCTATCATGGACACGCTTCGCATACTTCATAA
- a CDS encoding CapA family protein: protein MKKYIISSLLFALTAHAGPDLTYSTSCDSRNQIATLSFVGDILIHDMLYKSVVSGSKDFSQIWRRTNGLMQKADFSVGNLEGPAALGIDKMGRDHGDVGFTYDLNIYSGTNMVFNFHPRILSDLQKSGYDLLTLANNHSLDRHAIGVDRTIQAARNIGLPVVGTRVAEERNAEFHRILNIRNVRVAFLGCTEMTNGRIDHKDQILSCYNAERILSIIKNLAARSDVDAVIVLPHWGVEYSHTPDSKQKSFARKFLDAGAMAVIGSHPHVLQPWEKYVTADGRETLIVYSLGNFVAFQKDVQRKTGTVAYIGLSKEGSQKAKIFGVGYTPTYRDGYEVYPVGSGSFKNALNHAAQMYGTRARVEPTTSLIPALCANSK from the coding sequence ATGAAAAAATATATTATCTCTTCATTATTATTTGCATTAACGGCTCATGCGGGACCCGATTTGACTTATTCAACCTCGTGCGACTCTCGCAACCAGATCGCGACCCTTTCTTTTGTTGGTGATATTCTTATTCACGACATGCTTTATAAATCCGTTGTTTCGGGCAGCAAAGATTTCTCTCAGATCTGGCGTCGCACCAACGGGCTTATGCAAAAAGCAGATTTTTCTGTAGGAAATTTAGAAGGACCGGCCGCCTTAGGCATCGATAAGATGGGCCGCGATCACGGGGATGTTGGTTTTACCTACGACTTGAATATTTACTCAGGCACGAACATGGTCTTTAACTTTCACCCGCGTATTCTGTCGGATTTGCAGAAGTCGGGATACGATTTACTGACCTTAGCTAACAATCACTCTTTGGATCGCCACGCGATCGGGGTGGATCGTACGATTCAGGCCGCACGAAATATCGGTTTGCCAGTGGTGGGAACGCGTGTCGCTGAAGAACGCAATGCTGAATTCCATCGTATCTTGAATATACGCAATGTGCGTGTGGCTTTTTTAGGTTGCACTGAAATGACGAATGGTCGCATTGATCATAAAGACCAAATTCTTTCCTGCTACAACGCGGAAAGAATTCTTAGCATTATTAAAAACCTGGCGGCGCGCTCGGATGTCGATGCCGTGATTGTACTGCCGCATTGGGGTGTTGAGTACAGCCACACACCAGACAGCAAACAGAAAAGCTTTGCGCGAAAATTCTTAGACGCCGGGGCAATGGCCGTTATTGGCTCTCATCCCCATGTTTTACAGCCTTGGGAAAAGTACGTGACTGCAGATGGTCGTGAAACTTTGATAGTTTACTCTTTAGGTAATTTCGTGGCTTTCCAAAAAGACGTGCAAAGAAAAACCGGCACTGTCGCCTACATCGGGCTTTCCAAAGAAGGAAGTCAAAAGGCGAAGATCTTTGGTGTGGGCTATACGCCGACCTATCGCGATGGTTACGAAGTGTACCCGGTTGGAAGTGGCTCCTTCAAAAATGCTCTTAATCACGCGGCGCAAATGTATGGAACCCGTGCTCGTGTTGAGCCCACAACATCTTTGATTCCGGCTCTTTGCGCGAATAGTAAGTAA
- a CDS encoding TIGR02285 family protein: MRICAALLIILSSLSALAQVPAKTTQTIYWLFFELPPAVEFRASPPGYMVEIHRLLTAHMPEYKHQVVEVPFLRILQQMKKKMKVCSLMVLKNPERSKFIEFGTPLLQGYPAGVIARKDDPKILKYVVKPGLVDFDRILKDESLTLGLVAERFYGKKINASLAHKNEVKLVEKKSLNVDHELKALLGLGRIDVYLGYPFEADSDKFTFYFVKDGLEVLDPRVGCEKSEFGKEVIAKTESLRKQHKLDEEFIKVYNRYYSLDAQKKYKSLQ, encoded by the coding sequence ATGAGAATCTGCGCCGCGCTTTTAATAATCTTGAGTTCTCTTTCAGCTTTAGCGCAAGTGCCGGCAAAAACCACGCAAACGATTTACTGGTTGTTCTTTGAACTGCCACCCGCCGTAGAATTTCGCGCCAGTCCTCCGGGGTACATGGTCGAGATCCACCGCTTGCTAACGGCTCACATGCCAGAGTACAAGCATCAAGTGGTGGAGGTGCCTTTTCTGCGCATCTTGCAGCAAATGAAAAAGAAGATGAAAGTGTGCTCTTTGATGGTTCTAAAAAATCCGGAGCGCTCGAAGTTTATCGAATTTGGGACTCCATTGCTGCAAGGATATCCCGCTGGCGTGATTGCGCGGAAAGATGACCCGAAGATTCTAAAGTACGTGGTAAAACCGGGCTTAGTGGATTTTGATCGTATTCTTAAAGATGAAAGTCTGACTTTGGGATTAGTTGCTGAAAGATTTTACGGAAAGAAAATCAACGCTAGCTTAGCCCATAAAAATGAAGTCAAACTTGTGGAGAAGAAAAGCCTGAACGTTGATCACGAGTTGAAAGCCCTCTTGGGGCTGGGCCGAATTGACGTTTATCTAGGCTATCCCTTTGAAGCCGACAGTGATAAATTCACGTTCTATTTTGTTAAGGACGGTCTTGAAGTCCTAGACCCCCGAGTGGGGTGTGAAAAGTCTGAATTCGGCAAGGAAGTGATTGCGAAGACCGAGAGCTTGCGCAAGCAACATAAACTGGATGAGGAGTTCATCAAAGTCTACAACCGTTACTACTCCCTGGATGCGCAAAAGAAATATAAAAGCCTTCAGTAA
- a CDS encoding response regulator, with product MAKILIVDDQRSVLLTLEALLGKDGHLVTACTNAVEALHSLAQSTFDLVITDAVMPGSGDGYALTRTIRKQPVLAKTPVILLTGKREKSDIEKGIESGVNDYVVKPIDPELLLAKIRNLLVKKPEDTIQFSSASVSFKAEWETKTEITALSELGVTISSSTAVPVGKILRVNSPLFEEIGIPKIPLRIDSCEELAGAEPLYKIHAHFVGITEKELSPIRLWIRSKRSY from the coding sequence ATGGCAAAAATTCTAATCGTAGACGACCAAAGAAGTGTTTTGTTAACACTGGAAGCGCTTCTCGGCAAAGATGGACATCTTGTTACCGCATGCACTAATGCCGTAGAAGCTTTGCATTCCTTGGCGCAAAGTACGTTTGACTTAGTCATCACTGACGCCGTGATGCCAGGAAGTGGCGACGGGTACGCATTGACCCGTACGATCCGTAAACAACCTGTTTTAGCAAAAACTCCCGTCATTTTGTTGACCGGAAAAAGAGAGAAATCGGATATTGAAAAAGGGATTGAGTCGGGTGTGAATGATTACGTTGTAAAACCCATTGATCCTGAGCTTCTTTTGGCAAAGATTCGTAATCTCCTTGTGAAAAAGCCTGAAGATACAATCCAATTTTCTTCGGCCAGCGTCAGCTTCAAGGCGGAATGGGAAACAAAAACGGAGATCACCGCTTTGTCTGAATTGGGTGTCACGATCTCTTCGTCGACCGCGGTCCCCGTTGGGAAAATCCTGCGAGTGAATTCGCCTTTATTTGAAGAAATTGGCATTCCAAAAATTCCGTTGCGAATTGATTCTTGCGAAGAGCTGGCAGGAGCTGAGCCGTTATATAAGATTCATGCTCACTTTGTGGGTATCACAGAAAAGGAATTATCGCCCATCCGTCTTTGGATTCGTTCAAAACGCAGCTACTAA
- a CDS encoding response regulator: protein MNSASFFKTFVARWGVELSLVLFCALGVYLYQNPHFLTKASAKETPPEVVVTLQKITEIIERAEASEKLFIHHRKAQDLADYNQQVLLLNYQMGLLTKLVVGEVSLQKKAVQLNKVLHAHFESVNKVLIERQQGRAVRVPASASVLTEVTKTFPLNSSSGPVWQRIEFLWAVLGLLVSLLIFSRLWQKQEVRKQQTLAASLQTRSILLDTILNSMSEALVVTDDKGYFTHYNAAAQRIIGTHVKEVATEVSVEEIGFFNVTSGELYTQKNLPFYRALRGEQVDDLEIFVQNETHPQGTYISLSSRSLNDIDGGIAGALVVFRDVSRRKMIEQEWARAREAALEASLKKSDFLAAMSHEIRTPMNGVIGMTTLLADTPLNEEQKEYVGTVKRSAESLLMLINDILDYSKIEAGKVSLDPQAFDLKFLVRDITEMFKAAVAEKNVGLKMHVSDKMPKHFVGDAGRLRQILVNLIGNAVKFTDKGFISLDISAVPQGASYVLKFEVKDTGPGLKEEERRSLFQKYFQTKNGAKAGGTGLGLSICKQLVDLMQGEIGVESVVGLGSNFWFTVILPVANEQDIPRFSDTKFAKVFKGSVLVVEDQVVNQRVAQNYLRKLGLEVDLASNGLVAFEKCQNQKYDLIFMDCQMPVLNGYEATKRIRQLEGEKGQTPIIALTADAGGADKTNYSESGMNGFLAKPIELQHLLEVLQRWLPTQENTLDLKALEQLESYVVKDQNLVAVLIEDLESSAPSLISSMKKSFQEFDVTGLSEAAHALKSAAATLGAQRLAELCASVEQLTEVSLAADFITQIEEQFAASLNELKTYLAEKKAA, encoded by the coding sequence ATGAATTCAGCATCGTTTTTTAAAACTTTCGTGGCGAGATGGGGCGTGGAACTGTCGCTGGTTCTGTTCTGTGCGCTGGGAGTTTATCTTTATCAAAATCCACACTTTCTAACAAAGGCTTCTGCGAAAGAAACACCCCCCGAAGTCGTCGTTACGTTGCAAAAGATCACTGAAATCATTGAACGCGCTGAAGCTTCCGAAAAACTTTTTATTCATCATCGTAAAGCGCAGGATCTGGCAGACTATAACCAACAAGTTTTGTTGCTGAATTATCAAATGGGCTTGCTGACGAAGCTTGTGGTCGGTGAAGTGAGTTTGCAAAAGAAAGCCGTTCAACTCAACAAGGTCTTGCACGCTCACTTTGAATCAGTAAATAAGGTACTCATTGAACGACAACAAGGGCGCGCGGTGCGCGTGCCTGCAAGTGCTTCTGTGTTAACCGAAGTGACGAAGACATTTCCTCTGAACTCTTCCTCGGGGCCGGTATGGCAACGAATTGAGTTTTTATGGGCCGTGCTCGGGCTTTTGGTGTCCTTATTGATCTTCAGTCGTCTGTGGCAAAAGCAGGAAGTGCGCAAGCAGCAAACTTTGGCAGCGTCCCTGCAAACGCGCTCGATCCTTTTGGATACGATCTTAAATAGCATGAGCGAAGCGTTGGTGGTGACGGATGATAAAGGTTACTTCACACATTACAATGCCGCGGCACAAAGAATCATCGGCACTCATGTGAAGGAAGTAGCCACAGAAGTCAGTGTCGAAGAAATCGGTTTTTTCAATGTCACAAGCGGGGAGCTTTACACCCAGAAAAATCTTCCTTTCTATCGCGCTTTGCGCGGAGAACAAGTCGATGACCTTGAGATTTTTGTACAAAACGAAACGCATCCTCAAGGGACGTATATCTCTCTGAGCAGCCGTTCTTTAAATGATATTGATGGCGGCATCGCCGGGGCTTTGGTTGTTTTCCGTGATGTCAGTCGCCGAAAAATGATCGAGCAGGAATGGGCTCGTGCACGAGAAGCCGCCCTCGAAGCTTCTTTAAAAAAGTCGGACTTCCTTGCAGCCATGAGCCACGAGATTCGTACGCCTATGAACGGTGTTATCGGGATGACGACTCTTCTTGCGGATACACCGCTGAATGAAGAGCAAAAAGAATATGTGGGCACGGTTAAAAGATCTGCAGAGTCTTTGTTGATGTTGATCAATGATATTTTAGATTATTCAAAAATCGAAGCCGGGAAGGTGAGTTTAGACCCGCAAGCTTTTGATTTAAAATTCTTGGTGCGCGATATTACCGAGATGTTCAAGGCCGCCGTTGCAGAAAAAAACGTGGGCTTAAAGATGCATGTCTCGGACAAAATGCCGAAACACTTTGTCGGGGATGCGGGACGCCTTCGTCAGATTTTAGTAAATCTTATTGGAAACGCCGTGAAATTCACGGACAAAGGTTTCATCAGTTTGGATATCAGCGCCGTTCCGCAAGGGGCTTCGTACGTTTTGAAATTTGAAGTGAAAGACACGGGCCCGGGTCTTAAAGAAGAAGAACGTCGCTCTTTATTTCAAAAATATTTCCAAACTAAAAATGGCGCCAAAGCAGGTGGAACCGGACTGGGACTTTCCATCTGTAAACAGCTTGTGGATCTGATGCAAGGAGAGATCGGAGTTGAAAGCGTCGTGGGCCTGGGGTCGAACTTCTGGTTCACGGTGATTTTACCTGTAGCCAATGAACAGGATATTCCTCGCTTTAGCGATACGAAATTTGCAAAAGTATTTAAAGGTTCGGTCTTAGTCGTTGAAGATCAGGTGGTCAATCAGCGTGTTGCACAGAATTACCTGCGAAAATTAGGCTTAGAGGTCGACTTAGCTAGTAACGGTCTTGTGGCGTTCGAAAAATGCCAAAATCAGAAATATGATTTGATCTTTATGGACTGCCAGATGCCGGTGCTGAATGGATATGAGGCGACGAAGCGAATTCGTCAGCTGGAAGGCGAAAAAGGGCAGACTCCGATTATTGCTTTAACTGCAGACGCTGGCGGCGCCGATAAAACGAATTATTCAGAGTCAGGCATGAATGGCTTTTTAGCGAAGCCTATTGAGCTTCAACATCTATTAGAGGTTCTGCAACGCTGGCTTCCGACTCAGGAAAACACCCTGGATTTAAAAGCGTTAGAACAATTGGAAAGTTACGTCGTCAAAGATCAAAATCTGGTGGCGGTATTGATCGAGGATCTGGAATCCTCTGCCCCAAGTTTGATTTCTTCGATGAAAAAGTCATTTCAAGAATTTGATGTGACGGGATTAAGTGAGGCGGCCCACGCTTTAAAATCGGCGGCGGCCACTTTAGGCGCGCAAAGGTTGGCAGAACTTTGCGCAAGCGTTGAGCAATTGACCGAGGTTTCGTTGGCGGCAGACTTCATCACGCAGATTGAAGAACAATTCGCCGCCTCTTTAAATGAACTCAAAACATATTTAGCAGAAAAGAAAGCCGCCTAA